The Synergistaceae bacterium DZ-S4 genome segment CGATGATACCGCTCATAAGGGAATTTCCGGGCCTGAAGGCCGGGCTGACGCTCTGCGGGATATGGAGTTCGGATGTGCTTGTCGACGAATGCAAAGTCCTGGTGCTTGTAAGCGAAGACCCATTCTTTGATGAAGGGACCTTTTTCAAATCTCTTCAGAAGTCATTCCAGCACATTTCCGGCAGAGAGAGTTCGAATATTTCCTTCTTTGCGGAAAAATTTGGATACAGGAGATTTTCTATCTCCTACGAGACCGACAATCTGACTCAGATGAGGATCACCCAGGCGCTCTTCGACCTGGAGCTTGATGAAACCAGAGAACTTCTCGGCCCCGCCCCCGAAATGAAGCTTCCGCTGCTTCCCGGGGTGAGGTAGTTGGGGCAGTAAAAGGTCAGCGATATGAATCATCACAAAATCAAAGAGAGCCTGAAGGAAAAGGAGTTCCCTCAGACTCTCTTAATTTATGTATGCAGGTGTTTGTGTTTTTCCTTTTTACCTGCTGTACCAGGGGAATTTCTCGGCCATGCCCGGTCTTCTTGGTATTCCTTTGGGAGTCTGTGAGACCTTGTCCCAGATCACAAAGAACCTTTTGATGTCACCCAGCATATAGGGATGGAGGCGCGGCGGCGAAAAACCGAGCGCGCTCCACTTGTTTCCGACAAGCTCCAGCTCCTCCGTTACCTTGGGACCCTTGAAGGCTAGTGCGATACCCTTTGTCCTGACGAGCGGAGCAAGATATTCGGCCAGTACCCCTGAAGCGCAGACTGCCCTGGCAGCCGCTACATGGAATTTCTCACGCTCATCCTTCGCGTATTCCTCTGATCTTTTGCAAACCACGGTCACGTTTCTGAGCCCCATGGCAACTGCCATTTTCTCAACAAGGGCGCACTTGCGGGTTATGCTGTCCAAAAGGGTCACATTAAGCCCCGGCCTGCATATGGCCCATACGATCCCGGGCAGTCCGCCTCCCGTGCCCACGTCGATGATCCTGCCTTCATGGGGGAGCAGCGGCAGAGCCGATGCGCAGTCCATAAGATGTGAGCCCCAAAGGGTCTCTTCATCTGAAGGTCCGGTAAGCCGGGCAAGCTCGTTAGCGGCTGAGAGAAGTGAGAGGTATTTTCTCAGTTTTTCCTCATTTTTCGTGACTTCTGATTCGACTGTTTCTGCAAAAATTTCTTTTTCCAAGAAAAAACCTCCCATTAACGGGATAATATCTATATACACCAGTGTATAATAACCCAATAAGCAAAATGACGGGAGGCCGAATCGTGGAATCCTTTGAAAAGGGAACCAAAAGGCGAGAAGGAGTAATCAATATTATTGATCTCCATGGGACCTGGAGAGAGATGGGAAGGCAGTACGGCGCCCTCATGGCTTCGGAGATGAAGCATATATACGAAAAAGGCGTAATTGAGAAGCTTGTGAACGAACATGGGCTGGATATTGAAAACTTGAAAGACCGTGCCTCTAAATTCTACGCAAATTATCCTTTCAGGTTCAAGGAGATCCTGTGTGGGATGTCGGAGACATCCGGTCTCAGCATGGAGCAGCTCCAGCTGGTCAACGCAGTGGAACTGCTTGCGGCCACGGCCCTTAACCTTCCGCAGTGTACAGGCATAGCCGCATGGGGAGATTATGTCAGTGAGACCCTGGTCTACGGCAGGAACTATGATTACCTCCCCTGGTTCAAAGAGTTCAGCCATGACATAGTGATAGCCTGCTACCATCCGGCTGACGGATCCCTTGCGACTGCGACGATGGGATATGCAGGGGAAATATATGTTGTCAACGGCATGAACGAGAAAGGGATCTATCTTGAGCTCAACAACGGCATGCCGTCGGGCGGAGCCCTCTGGTATGACAGCAGAGTCCCTTCGGTCGCGGCCCTTTTCCAGTTCCTTCTCGACGGTGCTTCGCTGGACGAAATAGAGAGCTTTTTCCAGACTACAAAGGCAAATTTTGCGTACATAATAGGTGTTTCGGACGGACAGACAGCCAGGTGCTACGAATGGCCGGTCTTCGAGGTAAAAAGGCGCGAGTCCCATTCCCGCCAAGGCCTTACTGTTCTCAGCAACCATTTCACCGAGTTCTCATGGGGCCTTCCGAGACCCGATGACAAAACTTACTGGCTGACAAGGTCAAGGAGACAGAATCTTCTGGCTCTTGCAAAACACTTCAAGGGGACCATAGACAGTAAGACAATGATGAAGATGATGGACACCAGGATAGAAGACCTTGGCGCAACTACAGATATGACGGTCTATCAGATAGTGGTAGTGCCCGAGCGCTTCCAGCTTTGGTTCAAGATACCCGATACCCAGGACTGGACAGAGATAGATATGAAGGCGATCCTCAAACCCCGCGAAGAATAGCGTGGAAGGTTGGAAAGTCACCATAAGAACTGATGATGCCGGAAGCCGGGCCCTCATAAAACTGCATGAGAGGGATCGGCTTCTCTCTTTATTATTGTCTTTTTTTTATTGCGGAATAAGGTATAGATTTTATATGTGAGATGCAACAAAGATCACAGGACAAATTATCGATATTTGGAGGTGCGGTAATTGGCGAGGTACTATATCGGTTTTGACTGCGGTACGATGGGAACGAAGACGGCTCTGTACAGGGAGGACTCTGTCAGGATGGCAGAGGCTTACAGGGAAAATATCATCTCTTATCCTCATCCGGGAAGGGCGGAGATGGATCCCCGCGGCTTTGTAAGGAATGTCGAGGAGGGGATCAGGGAGTGCCTTCATAAGTCGGGCGTCAACCCTAATGAGATAAGGGGCATCTCGGCAAGCGGGATCATTTGCGGCATTGTCGGCATCAATGAAAAATGGGAGCCTGTCACTCCATTTGTCCCCTATCTGGACA includes the following:
- the rsmG gene encoding 16S rRNA (guanine(527)-N(7))-methyltransferase RsmG, yielding MEKEIFAETVESEVTKNEEKLRKYLSLLSAANELARLTGPSDEETLWGSHLMDCASALPLLPHEGRIIDVGTGGGLPGIVWAICRPGLNVTLLDSITRKCALVEKMAVAMGLRNVTVVCKRSEEYAKDEREKFHVAAARAVCASGVLAEYLAPLVRTKGIALAFKGPKVTEELELVGNKWSALGFSPPRLHPYMLGDIKRFFVIWDKVSQTPKGIPRRPGMAEKFPWYSR
- a CDS encoding C45 family autoproteolytic acyltransferase/hydrolase; protein product: MESFEKGTKRREGVINIIDLHGTWREMGRQYGALMASEMKHIYEKGVIEKLVNEHGLDIENLKDRASKFYANYPFRFKEILCGMSETSGLSMEQLQLVNAVELLAATALNLPQCTGIAAWGDYVSETLVYGRNYDYLPWFKEFSHDIVIACYHPADGSLATATMGYAGEIYVVNGMNEKGIYLELNNGMPSGGALWYDSRVPSVAALFQFLLDGASLDEIESFFQTTKANFAYIIGVSDGQTARCYEWPVFEVKRRESHSRQGLTVLSNHFTEFSWGLPRPDDKTYWLTRSRRQNLLALAKHFKGTIDSKTMMKMMDTRIEDLGATTDMTVYQIVVVPERFQLWFKIPDTQDWTEIDMKAILKPREE